One Ornithinicoccus hortensis genomic window, CGGTCTGGTGGACGCCGTGCTCGCGGGCCAGGTCGTCGAGCACCTCCCGCACCGTGCGCCCCTCGCGCCGCAGGCCCGCCACGATCTCGGCGATCATCAGGGCCGCGGAGATGCCGTCCTTGTCGGGCACGGTGCCCGGGTCGACGCAGTAGCCCAGCGCCTCCTCGTAGCCGAAGGCCAGGTGCGGGACCCGGCCGATCCACTTGAAGCCGGTGAGCGTCTCCGCGGCGGGCAGCCCTGCAGCCGCCGCCATGGTGCCCAGCAGGCGGGAGGACACGATGGAGCGGGCCAGCACCGTGCGGTCCGACGTCGGGTCGATCCGGCGGGCGATCACGTGCCAGCCCAGGAGGGCGCCCACCTCGTCACCACGCAGCATCGCCCAGCCGTCCGGGCCGGGGGCCGCGACGGCGCACCGGTCCGCGTCGGGGTCGTTGGCGATGACGATGTCCGGGGACTCCTGCTCGGCCAGCGCCAGCGCGGCGTCGATCGCCCCGGGCTCCTCGGGGTTCGGGAAGGCCACGGTGGGGAAGTCCGGGTCGGGTGCCGACTGCGTCAGCACGGTGGAGGGCTCGGGGAAACCGGCCGCCCGGAAGGCCTCCACCAGGACGGCCGAGCCGACGCCGTGCAGCGCGGTGTGCACGATGGAGACCTCGCGCGGGCCGGCCGGGTCGAGCACCCCGACCGCGGCGGCGACGTAGGCCTGCACCAACCGGTCGTCCAGGGTCTGCCACCCCTGCGTCGCCAGCGGCACCGAGGCGGCCGACGGCACCGCGCCGATGTGCGCGGCAATGTCGGCGTCGGCGGGTGGCACGATCTGCGACCCGTCGCCGAGGTAGACCTTGTAGCCGTTGTCCTGCGGCGGGTTGTGGCTGGCCGTGACCATCACCCCGGCATCGGCCGCCAGGTGGCCGATCGCGAAGGCGAGGACCGGCGTGGGCAGCGGCCTGGGCAGCACCATCGCCCGCCCGCCGGCGGCGGTGACCACGGCGGCGGTGTCGCGGGCGAAGACGTCGGAGTTGTAGCGCGCGTCGAACCCGATGACCACGGTCGGCTCGGGGTCCACCCGCTCCTTCAGGTAGGCCATCAGGCCGGCCGCGGCCCGGATGACGACCACCCGGTTCATCCGGTTGGGACCCGCGCCGAGGGCACCGCGCAACCCGGCGGTGCCGAACTGCAGCAGCCCGGCGAACCGGTCGGCCAGGTCCTCGGTGGCCTCGGCAGCGTCGGCCTCGTCGGTGCCCTGGACGCGGTCCAGCAGGCGGGCGAGCTCCGCGCGGGTCACCTCGTCGGGGTCGTCGTCCACCCAGGCCCGGGCCCGGGCGATGAGGTCTGCGCGGCCGGACGGGTCGGCATACGGCTCGGTCATCCCGGCCTCAGATCCGGCCGACGATGTCGGCGAGCAGGCGGCCGCACCGCTGGGCCGCGGCCTGGCCGGCCTCGAGGACCTCTTCGTGGGACAGCGGCTCCGGGCTGATCCCCGCGGCCGGGTTGGTGACCAGCGAGATGCCCAGCACCTCCAGGCCAGCCTGCCGGGCGGCGATCGCCTCCAGCGTGGTGGACATGCCGACGAGGTCGGCGCCCAGGATCTTGGCCATCTGCACCTCGGCCGGGGTCTCGTAGTGCGGCCCGCGGAACTGGGCGTACACGCCCGAGTCGAGATCCGGGTCGACCTCCAGG contains:
- a CDS encoding phospho-sugar mutase; translation: MTEPYADPSGRADLIARARAWVDDDPDEVTRAELARLLDRVQGTDEADAAEATEDLADRFAGLLQFGTAGLRGALGAGPNRMNRVVVIRAAAGLMAYLKERVDPEPTVVIGFDARYNSDVFARDTAAVVTAAGGRAMVLPRPLPTPVLAFAIGHLAADAGVMVTASHNPPQDNGYKVYLGDGSQIVPPADADIAAHIGAVPSAASVPLATQGWQTLDDRLVQAYVAAAVGVLDPAGPREVSIVHTALHGVGSAVLVEAFRAAGFPEPSTVLTQSAPDPDFPTVAFPNPEEPGAIDAALALAEQESPDIVIANDPDADRCAVAAPGPDGWAMLRGDEVGALLGWHVIARRIDPTSDRTVLARSIVSSRLLGTMAAAAGLPAAETLTGFKWIGRVPHLAFGYEEALGYCVDPGTVPDKDGISAALMIAEIVAGLRREGRTVREVLDDLAREHGVHQTDAFAVRVEDLTLIGTVMDRLRSTPPQELGGVAVARAEDLAQGSDDLPPTEGLRYYLADDTRAIVRPSGTEPKLKVYLEAIVPVEGELATARQEAARRLAAVRADLEVLTRV